From Anaerolineae bacterium:
GCTTCAGCTGTACATGGAGAACTACCCCACTTTCGAGCTGGGTGCCAATGCCATAGACATCTTCACCCAGGTGGCGGAGTACTGGCGCGAGCTAGGCATCGAGGCCCAGGCGCGAGAGGTGGAGCGCACCCTCTGGACCCAGCGGGCCCTGGGCAACGAGAGCGATATGCCTGCCTACTGCGCCGCCACCTTCCTCTGGGCCCTCGACCCGGGCTGGTTCGTGCCCTACGGCAACTGCTACTGGGCCCAGGCCTACGCCGAGTGGCAGCGCACTGGCGGCAAGGGAGGCGAGGAGCCCCCGCAGGAATACAAGCAGCTGATCGAGTGGTACGATGCCCTCAAGGCCGAGCCCGATCCCGCCAAGCGCCTGGAGCTGGGGCAGCGGATCGGCGACCAGCACAACGAGAAGGTGTACATGGTCGGCCTCTGCACACCCAACATTGACCCCATGGTGGCCAAGAAGGGGCTGGTCAACGTGCTGGAGAGGGGCATCTCCGACTGGCGGGTGCACCGCGACATGCTCACCTGGCCCTTCCAGGTGTGGTGGCGGCGGTCCTAATCGCTCGGATTGCCATGGAGACACAGAGCAGGGAAGAGGGCAAACTGCAGGGCATGGGGCACCTGCCGCGAACCATCTCGCCCTGGCTGGTGCGACCTCTTCCCCGCTCTGGCCCTCTGCCGACGTCACAGCTTCACGAGGCCACACGTGGTCGGTACCATCTTCGTCTCGCACCCTAGAGAGCAGCGCGGACGGCTACCCTAGAGGTATTCGGCCCCCCAGGCCTGGGGGCCGGCTCGTGCGCATGCCACGCTAGGGCGTCCTGGTGCACCGGGGAAGGGAGGTGAGAGTGCGCCACAGGTAGCCACATGGCGTTGTCAGCGTTGTTCCGAGGCCGCAAGTGCCGGCACGACTGTTCTTAGTCAATGATGATGGAACTACGGAAGCCGAGGAGGTTCGACATGGAACCGCGGAACCTGAACCGTCGCGATTTCCTGCGCGTCTCCGGCCTCACTGCCGGGATGGCACTGGCTACCGCCTGCGCTGGTGCAGCTCCGGCCCCGGCTGAGCCTACACCTGCCCCCGCTGAGCCCACTCCCGTCCCCGCTGAGCCCACTGCCACCACCGTCCCCACGGCCGAAGCCGCTCCCGTCTCCAAGTACTCCGAGGCACCCAGCCTGGCGGCGAAGGTGGCCGCCGGTGAGCTGCCACCAGTGGAGGAGCGGTTGCCATCCGACCCGATGATTGTAGAGTGCTTGGAGGAGCCAGGCGAGTACTGCGGAGACTTCCGGCGCTGCAACACTAACATCACCGACATCGCTGACTACAACACTCAGGTCAGGGAGAGTCTCGTCCGGTGGGACTACCGTTCGGGGCAGCTCGAGGTCGTGCCCAATCTGGCCAGCAGCTGGGATATCAGCGACGGCGGTGCCACCTACACCTTCCACCTGCGCAAGGGCGTGCGCTGGTCCGACGGGGAGCCCTTCACCGCTGACGACATCCTCTTCTGGTACGAGGACATCGCCCTCAACGAAGAGCTGACGCCAGCCTTCCCCTCCTGGCTCACAGTGGGCGGGCAGCCGGTGGTCATCGAGAAGATCGACGACTACACCGTGGCCTTCAAGTTCGCTAGGCCTTACGGCATCCTGTTGGAGTTCATCTGCTTCTCCGGGTCCCAGTTCATCGTCCCCAAGCATTACCTCTCCCAGTTCCATCCCAAGTACGCCGAGAGCGGCGCCCTGGAGAAGGCAGTCAAAGAGGCGAAATTCGAGCACTGGTATGAGCTGTTCGCCAACCGCAACGTGTGCTACACCAACCCGGAGTTGCCCGTCCTCTATGCCTGGGTGCTGGAGACACCCGCGGACACCGGCCGATTGGTGGCGGTGCGGAATCCTTACTACTGGAAGGTAGACACCAACGGCAAGCAACTGCCATACTTCGAACGCTTCGTCACCGAGCTGGCCCAAGAGGGCGAGGTCGTCCTCATGAAGGCCATTGCCGGCGAGGTGGACTTCCAGTACCGGCACATGGGCTTCGCCAACTACTCGGTTCTCAAGGAGAACGAGGACAAGGGCAACTACACCGTGCTGGAATGGGTGGGCGGCGGCCATCCCTGCGTATACGTCAACCAGAGCTACCCGGATCTTCCCCTGCGGGAGATCCTGCAGACGAAGGAGTTCCGTCACGCCCTGTCGTACGCCCTCGATCGGGAGTCCATGAGAGACCTCTTCTTCAACGGTGTCGGCACGCCGGGCAACCCGCCCAGCCGCAAGACCGACTACTTCTGGAAAGAGGGCTTCGGTCAGACAGCGGTCGAGTACAGCGTAGACAAGGCCAACGAACTGCTGGACCAGATCGGGCTGGATCAGCGAGACGGCGACGGCTGGCGCTTACGGCCGGACGGGCAGCGGCTGCAGCTGCTCCTGGAGTGCTATCCCAGCGAGATGGGCTCGCCCGCCATAGACATCTTCAGCCAGGTGGCTGCCTACTGGCGCGATGTGGGCATCGAGGCTCAGGCAAAAGAGATGGAGCGATCGCTCTGGAGTCAGCGAGCCCTCGGCAACGAATGCATGATGCCCTCCTACTCCTGCAGCCCGGTGGTCTGGGAGGTAGACCCCATCTGGTACGTGCCGTACGCCAACAGTTGCTACTGGGCTCCCGCGTTCGGCCAGTGGGTGGCCAGCGGTGGGACGTCGGGCGAGGAGCCGCCCGAGGCACTGAAGCAACTGGTAGAGTGGTACGAGGAGCTCAAGTCCGAACCCGACCGCAACAAGCGCCTGGAGCTGGGTTCGAAGATCCTGGAGCATCACAGCGAGCAGGTATACATGGTTGGCACGGTCACTATAGACATCACTCCTACGGTGGCCAAGAACGACCTGGTCAATATCCTGAAGAAAGCACCGGCGGACTACCGCAGCTTGCATGAGGCACTCACCTGGCTCTTCCAGGTCTGGCGCCGAAGCGCCTAGCCTGCACCTAGCCTCATCGCTGGGCCGCCCAACGGAATGGGCGGCCCAGTCTGCTAATGGCGAATGAACCCCGAACGCTGTAGTGCCACCCAGCGGAGGATACTGACACCGTGAAGGCCATCGTGAACGCAAGCGTGGTGGACGGCACGGGTAGGCCACCCCTGTCGCCGGGAGTGGTCCTGGTGCAGGAGAACAGCATCCTGCGGGTAGGGCTACGTGACGAAATCGTCATCCCGCCTGAGGCCGAGGTGATAGACGGGGCCGGCCTCACCGTGCTCCCCGGGATCATAGATGTCCACATGCACGTCACCTCCATGCCGGGGCTGCTGGACGCTCACGGCCACCTGGTGCAGAGCTTCCGCGGCATCGGCAAGCTGCGGCAGTGCCTGGCCTGGGGCACCACCACCGTCGCCAACGTGGGCGGCTGTCCGGAGAACGTGCTCTTGCGGCGCGCCATCGAGGAGGGCCAGGTGCGCGGGGTGGCTCGGCTGGTGGTGGGGGCCATGGTCAACGCCACCGGTGGCCACGTCCGCGGCCGCTCCGCCGATGGCCCCTGGGAAGTGCGCAAGGCGGTGCGTGAGATGCTCATGCACGGGGCCGACTTCATCAAGACGGCCGCCTCCGGCGGGTTCCAGTGGGAACACGAGCGCATTTCCTGGGAGGACTACACCGAGGAGGAGCTCGAGGCCCTGGTGGACGAGGCTCACGCCCGAGACAAGCGCGTGGCCGTCCATGCTCACGCCCAGCCCGGCCTGAATCACGCCATCGCGGCCGGCTGCGATATCATCACCCATGGGGCGCTTATAGACGATGAGGCTCTGGAGGGCATAGCCGCCCACAAACTCTTCTTCGTCCCCACTCTCTACATCACCAGCGAGGAGTCCTACAGCCGGCCCCAGCTGCCGCCCCACATGAAGCAGCGCATGCAGGAGGCCCATCCCACCCACCGGGAGGGGGTGCGCAAGGCCCACCAGATGGGCATCACCATCGCCGTAGGCACCGACGGCGGGCCGGGTGATGCCATGAAGGAGATGGTGGAGCTGGTGCACTGCGGCCTGTCGCCTCTGGAGGCCATCGTGGCCGGCACGCGGAACTCTGCCCTCGCCCTGGACCTCCTGGGGCGGACGGGCACCCTGGAGCCGGGCAAGGTGGCAGACCTCATCCTGGTGCGAGGCCACCCGCTGAAGGAGGTGGAAGCCCTCACGGAGCGGGCCAACGTGGCTCTAGTGATGAAGGAGGGCAGGGTCGAGGTCACCGACGAGGAGTACAAGCAATACTGGCACCCGGCGGAGGCGTTGGCGTAAGGCGGCCGGTCAGTGCATCTGCACCTAAGCGTGGGGCTCCTCACCGTCCACACATCGCTCCCGCCAGCGCGGGCGCCTTTTCCCTGGGGGAGACCGGCGCGAGAGGCTCGGGAGTGAGGCGCCGCCGGTGCTTGACGATTCCTACCGACCCATATGCCCTTATTCAAGCAATTAGTAAGAGTCATTAGGGAGTGGAACCATGGCCACCGAGGAGTACCTGCGCGCTCTCACCTCCAAGGGGCAGGTGACGGTGCCCAAAGAGATCCGCGACCGGCTGAACCTGGGGCCGGGGGTCCTGGTGCGCTTTCGCACCGATGCCGAGGGCAACGTCACCATCAGTCGGGCCGCCCCATCCCTGGAGGCGGGTTACGGCGCCGTCTCTCCCCGGTCGCGGCCCGAGGACTTCCAGCGGCTGCACGATGAGGCGGTCGAGGAGCGGATAGCCTCCAAGTTTGGGGGCAAGGACGAAGAACGCATGCCGTGTGCCTAGCGCCGACACGCTCCGTGTGCCTAGCAATGAGAGGGCTCGACACCAACATTATCATCCGCTATCTGACTCGGGACGACGAGGCGAAGGCCGGTCGTTGTCCGGAGCTGCTGCGCCGGGCCGAGCGGGGGGAGGAGGAACTCTTCCTTCCCGAGGCCATCCTGACCGAAGCCGTCTACGTGCTTTCCTCGCCCCGCCTCTACAACCTTCCCCGGGGGAGAGTACGCGACCTCCTGGCCGCCGTGGTGAGCCTGCGCGGAGTGCGCATGCCCGACAAGGCCGTCTGCCTGGAGGCCCTCGAGCTCTACGGGGAAAGCAACCTCGACTTCGAAGATGCCCTCCTGGTCACCCACCTGCGTGCCCAGGGGGTGGGTGCCCTCTACAGCTACGACCGTCACTTCGACCACAGCGAGCTGGAGCGCCTGGAGCCGTGAACCGAGAAGCTGTCGGGCGGGCATGAGGGCTCGACAGGGCCGGACGGCCCAGCACCATGACTGCTGACGCAATGGTCAAGGGGTGCCGTACCATCCCGTGGCCCTTCCAGCGCCGGCGCCGTGGAGCCCGACGCCCAGGTTGAGCTGCAGGAGGCACAGGGCGGCGCTCCCCGGTCCTCCGCGCTGCCGTTGTCTACCTCACCGGCGAGAGCCCCGACCAAGTGGCCGGGGCTCTCGCTCTTCGATTCGACTGACGGATCCCCTTGACAGTTGCGCCGTTCCGGTGTATATATCAACGCGCAACCAAGGGGGGCATGTTGCGATATCCTGTCTTCTTTCTCAACGGAGCTTGACCCGTGGGTGACACTCGGGACGCAGGCGGTGCGGCAGAGCGCTACTACACCCGCCTCGAGGTGGCCAAGGCCGCCAGGGTGTCCTATGCCCAGATCCGGCACTGGCAGGAGATCGGTCTCCTGGAGGCTGAACCCACCCCCGCTGCCGAGCAGGCCACGCCGGGGTCAGTGCAGCACCTCTTCCCCGAACGCTCCCTGCGCAAGGCGGTGCACATCGCCGAGCTGCGCCGGGCGGGCATGTCCCTTCAGTCCATCGCTCAGTTGCTCGATTTCATAGCCGAGGCGGAGCCGGAGCCCGTGTTCATTCAGGCCGGCACCGACCCAGCCATGATCCTGTTGTCTCCCAGGTACGCAGAGCCCGTGCTCGGTCTGCTGGAGGAATGCGGCGTGCGGGGCGGAAAGGAGGTGAAAGACGCCCAGGTCCTCAACGCCACAATGGAACCGGAGTGGCTGGGCCACTCCTTCGACGGTGTCTTGCTAGATGGCGATCCCAGGAGGATACCCGTGACCCACAAGCGACTGAACCGTCGAGACTTCATCCGCGTTACCGGACTTGCCGCCGGCTTGACGGTGGCCACCGCCTGCGCTGGCGCCACTCCGGCCCCTGCCGAGCCTACCACTGCCCCGGCAGAGCCCACTGCGACCCCTGCCGAGGCCACTCCGGCCCCCGCCCCCTCCGAGGCCCCCGTCTCCAAGTACTCCGAGGCACCCAGCCTGGCTGCCAAGGTGGCCGCGGGCGAGCTGCCACCGGTGGAGGAGCGACTGCCGGCTGAGCCGCAGATCATCGAGTGTGTAGAGGAGCCGGGAGAGTACTCCGGTGACCTGCGTCGTGCCATCCGCGGGCAGGCTGACTACTCCGTCTTTATCTGGGAGCATCTCGTGCGCTGGGACTACCGTGGAGGCGAGCTCGCCATCGCCCCTGCAGTCGCCGAGAGCTGGGAAGTCAACGAGGACAGCACCGTCTACACCTTCCACCTGCGT
This genomic window contains:
- a CDS encoding ABC transporter substrate-binding protein, with translation MEPRNLNRRDFLRVSGLTAGMALATACAGAAPAPAEPTPAPAEPTPVPAEPTATTVPTAEAAPVSKYSEAPSLAAKVAAGELPPVEERLPSDPMIVECLEEPGEYCGDFRRCNTNITDIADYNTQVRESLVRWDYRSGQLEVVPNLASSWDISDGGATYTFHLRKGVRWSDGEPFTADDILFWYEDIALNEELTPAFPSWLTVGGQPVVIEKIDDYTVAFKFARPYGILLEFICFSGSQFIVPKHYLSQFHPKYAESGALEKAVKEAKFEHWYELFANRNVCYTNPELPVLYAWVLETPADTGRLVAVRNPYYWKVDTNGKQLPYFERFVTELAQEGEVVLMKAIAGEVDFQYRHMGFANYSVLKENEDKGNYTVLEWVGGGHPCVYVNQSYPDLPLREILQTKEFRHALSYALDRESMRDLFFNGVGTPGNPPSRKTDYFWKEGFGQTAVEYSVDKANELLDQIGLDQRDGDGWRLRPDGQRLQLLLECYPSEMGSPAIDIFSQVAAYWRDVGIEAQAKEMERSLWSQRALGNECMMPSYSCSPVVWEVDPIWYVPYANSCYWAPAFGQWVASGGTSGEEPPEALKQLVEWYEELKSEPDRNKRLELGSKILEHHSEQVYMVGTVTIDITPTVAKNDLVNILKKAPADYRSLHEALTWLFQVWRRSA
- a CDS encoding AbrB family transcriptional regulator, producing the protein MATEEYLRALTSKGQVTVPKEIRDRLNLGPGVLVRFRTDAEGNVTISRAAPSLEAGYGAVSPRSRPEDFQRLHDEAVEERIASKFGGKDEERMPCA
- a CDS encoding amidohydrolase family protein — encoded protein: MKAIVNASVVDGTGRPPLSPGVVLVQENSILRVGLRDEIVIPPEAEVIDGAGLTVLPGIIDVHMHVTSMPGLLDAHGHLVQSFRGIGKLRQCLAWGTTTVANVGGCPENVLLRRAIEEGQVRGVARLVVGAMVNATGGHVRGRSADGPWEVRKAVREMLMHGADFIKTAASGGFQWEHERISWEDYTEEELEALVDEAHARDKRVAVHAHAQPGLNHAIAAGCDIITHGALIDDEALEGIAAHKLFFVPTLYITSEESYSRPQLPPHMKQRMQEAHPTHREGVRKAHQMGITIAVGTDGGPGDAMKEMVELVHCGLSPLEAIVAGTRNSALALDLLGRTGTLEPGKVADLILVRGHPLKEVEALTERANVALVMKEGRVEVTDEEYKQYWHPAEALA
- a CDS encoding PIN domain-containing protein, with protein sequence MRGLDTNIIIRYLTRDDEAKAGRCPELLRRAERGEEELFLPEAILTEAVYVLSSPRLYNLPRGRVRDLLAAVVSLRGVRMPDKAVCLEALELYGESNLDFEDALLVTHLRAQGVGALYSYDRHFDHSELERLEP